A section of the Saccharopolyspora gregorii genome encodes:
- a CDS encoding glycerate kinase, whose protein sequence is MGRVLVALDSFKGSLDAATATAALARGLRRHRSRPEVLEHPVADGGEGTLDAFEAAGFERVPVRVRGPVGGEVITGFAHRDGIAVVESADASGLGRLPGPPSRETAVAASTCGTGQVIAAALDAGHREVVVGLGGSASTDGGAGLLAALTGRDPELPRSAELAGLHARLRGPDAARLVVACDVDNPLCGPHGAAAVYGPQKGADAALVAELDRDLREWARELAAATGRAVADSPGAGAAGGAGFALLALGGRRAAGIELVLDLTGLADRLAGADLVVTGEGALDRQTLRGKAPAGVARAARDAGVPIVAAAGRNRLSTPDLAAAGFAAAFALADLEPDPARCMRDAAPLLERLGARIAERLLPRG, encoded by the coding sequence ATGGGGCGGGTGCTGGTCGCGCTCGATTCGTTCAAGGGTTCGCTCGACGCGGCCACCGCCACCGCCGCCCTCGCCCGCGGGTTGCGCCGGCACCGCAGCCGGCCGGAGGTGCTGGAGCATCCGGTCGCCGACGGCGGCGAGGGCACCTTGGACGCGTTCGAGGCGGCCGGGTTCGAGCGGGTGCCGGTGCGGGTGCGCGGCCCGGTCGGCGGCGAGGTGATCACCGGTTTCGCGCACCGCGACGGCATCGCGGTCGTCGAGTCCGCGGACGCGTCCGGCCTGGGCAGGCTCCCGGGCCCGCCGTCGCGGGAGACCGCGGTGGCGGCGTCGACCTGCGGCACCGGGCAGGTGATCGCGGCCGCGCTGGACGCCGGGCACCGCGAGGTGGTGGTCGGGCTCGGCGGCAGCGCGAGCACCGACGGCGGCGCCGGGCTGCTGGCCGCGCTCACCGGGCGGGACCCGGAGCTCCCCCGGTCGGCCGAGCTCGCCGGGCTGCACGCCCGGCTGCGCGGGCCGGACGCGGCGCGGCTGGTGGTGGCCTGCGACGTGGACAACCCGCTGTGCGGGCCGCACGGCGCGGCCGCGGTCTACGGGCCGCAGAAGGGCGCCGACGCCGCGCTGGTCGCCGAACTCGACCGGGACCTGCGGGAGTGGGCCCGGGAGCTGGCGGCCGCGACCGGGCGGGCGGTCGCGGACTCGCCCGGCGCCGGAGCGGCCGGTGGCGCCGGGTTCGCGCTGCTGGCGCTCGGCGGACGGCGGGCAGCGGGCATCGAGCTGGTGCTCGACCTGACGGGCCTCGCCGACCGACTCGCCGGCGCGGACCTCGTCGTCACCGGTGAAGGCGCGCTGGACCGGCAGACGTTGCGCGGCAAGGCACCGGCCGGGGTGGCGCGCGCCGCCCGGGACGCCGGTGTCCCGATCGTCGCCGCGGCAGGCCGGAATCGGCTGTCCACTCCGGACTTGGCGGCGGCCGGGTTCGCCGCGGCGTTCGCGCTCGCCGACCTCGAGCCCGACCCGGCGCGCTGCATGCGCGACGCCGCACCGCTGCTGGAACGGCTCGGCGCGCGCATCGCCGAACGGCTGCTCCCCCGCGGCTGA
- the dctA gene encoding C4-dicarboxylate transporter DctA — protein MTHTAPQSAPKPWYRQLYVHVLIAIVVGVLLGWWRPELGEAMQPIGTTFIAAMKMLIGPIVFLTIIGGIANVADLKKVGITGLKALTYFQLGTIAALVLGLVAINVTRLGVGVHARPESLHASGNAQQYIADGEGQHWWELLTHLVPESFFGAFVDGDILQIIFLAVLFGIAVKAVGPVGEPIIAGVNRLTEVVFKVLGFVMKAAPLGAFGAMAYAVGAFGVSTLSSLGTLIALFYGTSLFFVVVVLGGVLGAYVRLNIFRLFRYFKEEFLLVLGTSTAEPALPGLMRKLTALGADRATVGLVVPTGYSFNLDGAAIYLSLAALYIAQATDTPLSIGQQLGLLAVMLLTSKGAAGVAGGGFIALTATLSTIGTVPAAGIMLIFGIDKFMSECRALVNFYGNAVATLVIAKWDGALDVDRARAVLADPTGAANPATTPNSDTSTDHEAPTPSDPPTTPAKTGPAEDAVDPAIR, from the coding sequence ATGACGCATACCGCACCGCAGTCCGCCCCGAAGCCCTGGTACCGGCAGTTGTACGTGCACGTGCTGATCGCCATCGTCGTGGGCGTGCTCCTCGGGTGGTGGCGGCCCGAGCTCGGCGAGGCCATGCAGCCGATCGGCACCACGTTCATCGCGGCGATGAAGATGCTGATCGGGCCGATCGTGTTCCTCACCATCATCGGCGGCATCGCCAACGTCGCCGACCTGAAGAAGGTCGGCATCACCGGGTTGAAGGCGCTCACCTACTTCCAGCTGGGCACGATCGCCGCGCTGGTGCTGGGGCTGGTCGCCATCAACGTCACCCGGCTCGGCGTCGGAGTGCACGCCCGGCCGGAATCGCTGCACGCGAGCGGGAACGCCCAGCAGTACATCGCCGACGGCGAAGGGCAGCACTGGTGGGAGCTGCTCACCCACCTGGTCCCGGAGAGCTTCTTCGGCGCGTTCGTCGACGGCGACATCCTGCAGATCATCTTCCTGGCCGTGCTGTTCGGCATCGCCGTCAAAGCGGTCGGGCCGGTCGGCGAGCCGATCATCGCCGGGGTGAACCGGCTGACCGAGGTCGTGTTCAAGGTCCTGGGCTTCGTGATGAAGGCCGCGCCGCTGGGCGCGTTCGGCGCGATGGCCTACGCGGTCGGCGCGTTCGGGGTGTCCACGTTGAGCAGCCTGGGCACGCTGATCGCGCTGTTCTACGGGACTTCGCTGTTCTTCGTGGTGGTGGTGCTCGGCGGGGTGCTGGGCGCCTACGTGCGGTTGAACATCTTCCGGTTGTTCCGGTACTTCAAGGAGGAGTTCCTGCTGGTGCTCGGCACGTCCACCGCGGAGCCGGCGCTGCCGGGGCTGATGCGGAAGCTGACGGCGCTGGGCGCGGACCGCGCGACGGTGGGGCTCGTGGTGCCGACCGGGTACAGCTTCAACCTGGACGGCGCGGCGATCTACCTGTCGCTGGCGGCGCTGTACATCGCGCAGGCCACCGACACGCCGTTGAGCATCGGGCAGCAGCTGGGCCTGCTGGCGGTCATGCTGCTGACCTCGAAGGGCGCGGCCGGGGTCGCGGGCGGCGGGTTCATCGCGCTCACCGCCACGTTGTCCACCATCGGCACGGTGCCCGCTGCGGGCATCATGTTGATCTTCGGCATCGACAAGTTCATGTCGGAGTGCCGGGCGCTGGTGAACTTCTACGGCAACGCGGTCGCGACGCTGGTGATCGCCAAGTGGGACGGGGCGCTCGACGTGGACCGCGCGCGAGCGGTCCTCGCCGACCCCACCGGAGCCGCGAACCCCGCCACGACCCCGAATTCCGATACCTCGACCGACCACGAAGCTCCGACCCCGAGCGATCCTCCCACCACTCCGGCGAAGACCGGCCCCGCGGAGGACGCAGTGGACCCCGCCATCCGCTGA
- a CDS encoding 3-hydroxyacyl-CoA dehydrogenase family protein yields the protein MSTPAVPGEVAVIGGGRMGSGIAQTFAIAGADVSIVESGADGAAAATDRIAGSVRRAADRGKLAEGPADLLARLRVLTDVADLPGGVELVVEAVPEQLELKVDVLTAVEDVLGPDAVLASNTSSLPIAELSAALREPRRFLGMHFFNPVPASQLVELVAGPDTAADVLGGARDWVRGLGKTEVQVRDSPGFATSRLGVLLGLEAIRMLEEGVADAESVDTAMRLGYRHPMGPLRSTDLVGLDVRLAIAEHLRATLGERFAPPQLLRDKVERGELGRKTGIGFFAW from the coding sequence ATGAGCACACCAGCTGTCCCCGGCGAGGTCGCCGTCATCGGCGGCGGCCGGATGGGGTCGGGCATCGCGCAGACCTTCGCCATCGCAGGCGCCGACGTGTCCATCGTGGAGAGCGGCGCGGACGGCGCCGCCGCCGCGACCGACCGGATCGCGGGCAGCGTCCGGCGGGCCGCCGACCGCGGCAAGCTCGCCGAGGGCCCCGCGGACCTGCTCGCCAGGCTGCGGGTGCTGACCGACGTCGCGGACCTGCCGGGCGGCGTCGAGCTGGTCGTCGAAGCGGTGCCCGAGCAGCTGGAGCTCAAGGTCGACGTGCTGACCGCGGTGGAGGACGTGCTCGGCCCGGACGCGGTGCTGGCCTCCAACACCAGTTCGCTGCCGATCGCCGAACTGTCCGCGGCCCTGCGCGAACCGCGGCGGTTCCTCGGGATGCACTTCTTCAACCCGGTGCCCGCCTCGCAGCTCGTGGAGCTCGTCGCCGGTCCGGACACCGCCGCGGACGTGCTCGGCGGCGCCCGCGACTGGGTGCGCGGCCTCGGCAAGACCGAAGTGCAGGTGCGGGACTCGCCGGGCTTCGCCACCAGCCGCCTCGGCGTGCTGCTCGGCCTGGAGGCGATCCGGATGCTCGAAGAGGGCGTCGCCGACGCCGAATCCGTGGACACCGCGATGCGGCTCGGCTACCGGCATCCGATGGGGCCGCTGCGCTCCACCGACCTCGTCGGGCTCGACGTGCGGCTCGCCATCGCCGAACACCTGCGCGCCACGCTCGGCGAGCGGTTCGCCCCGCCGCAGCTGCTGCGGGACAAGGTCGAGCGCGGGGAACTCGGCCGCAAGACGGGGATCGGGTTCTTCGCGTGGTGA
- a CDS encoding aldehyde dehydrogenase family protein, giving the protein MPAPLSLDASTPRPRPAFLARPHGLFIGGEWRQARAGASFPAVDPATEQDLAEIALADAGDVDAAVAAARAAFDDPSWSALSPQRRGDALLRIADALREHQEELATLDSLEMGAPLALTRGMVEHAAEVFRHYAGWPTKLYGQVGPTDPSRLHYVLRQPVGVVGAIVAWNGPLLQAAWKLAPVLATGNTVVFKPAEQSSLSALRLAGLLAAELPAGVVNVITGPGDVTGQALISHPGVDKISFTGSGEVGKHIVRTSADSLARVTLELGGKSPAIVFADADLEAAAAQAAMGFCAGSGQACVAGSRIFVQEPVRDRFAELLTAELARIPIGDPFHPRALMGPLAFRGHYERVTSYLDLARQEGATIAAGGTGIGGLFVPPTLLTDVTADMRVAREEIFGPVAALQPFTDEDEVVRAGNDTTYGLSASVWTRDVGTAHRTAARLRAGTVWINSGQEMSSGSVPFGGFKQSGLGREHGTDVLDAYTEAKTVMLGL; this is encoded by the coding sequence GTGCCCGCACCGCTGTCCCTCGACGCGTCCACGCCGCGCCCGCGCCCCGCATTCCTGGCACGCCCGCACGGGCTGTTCATCGGAGGGGAGTGGCGGCAGGCCCGCGCGGGTGCGTCGTTCCCGGCCGTCGACCCGGCCACCGAGCAGGACCTCGCCGAGATCGCCCTCGCCGACGCGGGCGACGTGGACGCCGCGGTCGCCGCCGCCCGCGCCGCGTTCGACGACCCGTCCTGGTCCGCGCTGAGCCCGCAGCGCCGCGGCGACGCGCTGCTGCGCATCGCCGACGCGCTGCGGGAGCACCAGGAGGAGCTCGCCACCCTCGACTCGCTGGAGATGGGCGCACCGCTGGCGCTGACCCGCGGCATGGTCGAGCACGCCGCCGAGGTGTTCCGGCACTACGCGGGCTGGCCCACGAAGCTCTACGGCCAGGTCGGCCCGACCGACCCGTCCCGCCTGCACTACGTGCTGCGCCAGCCGGTCGGCGTGGTCGGCGCGATCGTCGCCTGGAACGGGCCGCTGCTGCAGGCCGCGTGGAAGCTGGCGCCCGTCCTGGCGACCGGCAACACCGTGGTGTTCAAACCGGCCGAGCAGAGCTCGCTCAGCGCGCTGCGGCTCGCGGGCCTGCTGGCCGCCGAACTTCCCGCCGGGGTGGTCAACGTGATCACCGGTCCGGGCGACGTGACCGGGCAGGCGCTGATCTCGCACCCCGGTGTCGACAAGATCAGCTTCACCGGCTCGGGCGAGGTCGGCAAGCACATCGTGCGCACCTCCGCGGACTCGCTGGCGCGCGTCACCCTGGAACTGGGCGGGAAATCGCCCGCGATCGTGTTCGCCGACGCCGACCTGGAGGCCGCCGCCGCGCAGGCCGCGATGGGGTTCTGCGCAGGCAGCGGGCAGGCGTGCGTGGCGGGCAGCCGCATCTTCGTGCAGGAACCCGTGCGCGATCGGTTCGCCGAGCTGCTGACCGCGGAGCTCGCGCGCATCCCGATCGGCGACCCGTTCCACCCGCGGGCGCTGATGGGGCCGCTGGCGTTCCGCGGGCACTACGAGCGCGTCACCTCCTACCTGGACCTCGCCCGGCAGGAAGGCGCCACGATCGCCGCGGGTGGCACGGGCATCGGCGGGCTGTTCGTGCCGCCGACGCTGCTCACCGACGTCACCGCGGACATGCGGGTCGCGCGGGAGGAGATCTTCGGGCCCGTCGCGGCGCTGCAGCCGTTCACCGACGAGGACGAGGTGGTGCGGGCGGGCAACGACACCACCTACGGGCTGTCCGCCTCGGTGTGGACCCGCGACGTCGGCACCGCGCACCGCACCGCCGCGCGGCTGCGCGCCGGCACGGTGTGGATCAACTCCGGGCAGGAGATGAGCAGCGGGAGCGTGCCTTTCGGCGGGTTCAAGCAGTCCGGTCTCGGCCGGGAGCACGGCACCGACGTCCTCGACGCCTACACCGAGGCGAAGACGGTGATGCTGGGGCTGTGA
- a CDS encoding sulfite exporter TauE/SafE family protein, which yields MLISFLVLFCFGCLTGITTVLFGFGGGFVTVPVVFGFVVATSGSEAMHVAVATSTAVMIVNSVSATLAQARAGRLRRDYLWPLVLFISVGAVFGSLLAGLVPDGVLHLLFVAYLAIAIVDGLFRSGFLGSRDRAVPPRPLGRATTTAGGTGIGAVAALLGVGGSVLTVPLLRRRGFPMADAAAMANPLSVPIALAGTAVYAFGSPAVAVAGRIGFVDLLAAAALLCGSLPAIAVTKRVTGRIPDRVHAGAYLVLLVVVLISMVITGA from the coding sequence GTGCTGATCTCCTTCCTCGTGCTGTTCTGCTTCGGCTGCCTGACCGGCATCACCACGGTGCTGTTCGGCTTCGGCGGCGGGTTCGTGACCGTGCCGGTGGTGTTCGGGTTCGTCGTCGCCACCTCCGGGTCCGAGGCGATGCACGTGGCGGTGGCGACCTCGACCGCGGTGATGATCGTGAACTCGGTGTCGGCGACGCTGGCGCAGGCCCGCGCCGGGCGGTTGCGCCGCGACTACCTGTGGCCGCTGGTGCTGTTCATCTCGGTCGGCGCGGTGTTCGGGTCGCTGCTGGCCGGGCTGGTGCCGGACGGGGTGCTGCACCTGCTGTTCGTGGCGTACCTGGCGATCGCCATCGTGGACGGGCTGTTTCGCAGCGGGTTCCTCGGCTCCCGGGACCGCGCCGTGCCGCCGCGCCCGCTCGGCCGCGCCACCACGACCGCGGGCGGCACCGGGATCGGCGCGGTGGCCGCACTGCTCGGAGTCGGGGGCAGCGTGCTGACCGTCCCCCTGCTGCGGCGCCGGGGCTTCCCGATGGCGGACGCCGCGGCGATGGCGAACCCGCTGAGCGTGCCGATCGCGCTCGCGGGGACCGCCGTGTACGCGTTCGGGTCCCCGGCGGTGGCCGTGGCGGGGCGGATCGGATTCGTCGACTTGCTCGCCGCGGCGGCGCTGCTGTGCGGTTCGCTGCCCGCGATCGCGGTGACGAAGCGGGTGACCGGGCGGATCCCGGACCGAGTGCACGCGGGGGCGTACCTGGTGCTGCTCGTGGTGGTGCTGATCTCGATGGTGATCACCGGCGCCTGA
- a CDS encoding AraC family transcriptional regulator codes for MRNVPIAELEDLDRPVLAIGTDYPPGHLLPMHRHRRAQLLYGATGVMRVETADGDWTVPAHRAVLVPAGTDHQVLMNGVTTRSLYLEPRAVPWFPDRCRVVEVSPLLRELLLAAVDVEPEYDPAGRDGALVELVLHEIRSLAPLPFDLPLPRHPGLRRLCERFLAAPDVHDPSSRWAAELHVGERTFSRLFPAQTGSTFHAWRQRACALHAVRSLASGRTVTSVAAELGYGNPAAFTTMVKRETGSAPSAFRP; via the coding sequence GTGCGCAACGTGCCGATCGCGGAGCTGGAGGACCTGGACCGGCCGGTGCTGGCGATCGGCACCGACTACCCGCCGGGCCACCTGCTTCCGATGCACCGCCACCGCCGCGCGCAGCTGCTGTACGGCGCGACCGGGGTGATGCGGGTGGAGACCGCGGACGGCGACTGGACGGTCCCGGCGCACCGCGCGGTGCTCGTCCCCGCCGGGACCGATCACCAGGTGCTGATGAACGGCGTGACCACCCGCAGCCTGTACCTGGAACCGCGGGCGGTGCCGTGGTTCCCGGACCGGTGCCGGGTGGTGGAGGTGTCGCCGCTGCTGCGCGAACTGCTGCTGGCCGCGGTGGACGTGGAGCCCGAGTACGACCCGGCCGGGCGGGACGGCGCGCTGGTGGAGCTGGTGCTGCACGAGATCCGGTCGCTGGCGCCGCTGCCGTTCGACCTGCCGCTGCCGCGCCACCCGGGGCTGCGCCGGTTGTGCGAACGGTTCCTGGCCGCCCCGGACGTGCACGACCCGAGCTCGCGGTGGGCGGCGGAGCTGCACGTCGGCGAGCGCACCTTCAGCAGGCTGTTCCCGGCGCAGACCGGGTCGACCTTCCACGCGTGGCGGCAGCGGGCGTGCGCGCTGCACGCGGTGCGGTCGCTGGCGTCGGGGCGCACCGTCACCTCGGTCGCCGCCGAGCTGGGCTACGGCAACCCGGCGGCGTTCACCACGATGGTCAAGCGGGAGACGGGCTCGGCGCCCAGCGCGTTCCGGCCGTGA
- a CDS encoding TerC family protein gives MSVPGYVWILTIVVIIGLLLFDYVFHVRKPHTPGLREAAVWSALYVGIAIVFGLLVWIFGGTTMGAEYFAGYVTEKALSVDNLFVFLIIISSFKVPHADQQKVLLFGIVFSLFARTGFIFIGAALINTLAWVFYLFGLVLLITAGNLLRSSDSEDRTADNVIIRLAKRFFHTSDDYDGDKLFTHVDGKRMLTPMLLVMVSIGGTDLLFALDSIPAIFGLTQNVYLVVTATAFSLLGLRQLYFLIDGLLDRLIYLSYGLAVILGFIGVKLVLHALHENNVPFINGGRPVHVVEISTGVSLGVIIGVLVITVLASLLSARGRAKNTIAGARRHAEQYLDEGYETDPAARQRTYEKLLDEERRLDALPAKFRAEIHDEPGLRDSLRRAHAKHRDAVHEQRAARDRTDEDPTGAG, from the coding sequence ATGAGCGTTCCCGGTTACGTCTGGATCCTGACGATCGTCGTCATCATCGGCCTGCTGTTGTTCGACTACGTCTTCCACGTCCGGAAGCCGCACACCCCGGGGCTGCGGGAGGCGGCGGTGTGGTCGGCGCTCTACGTCGGCATCGCCATCGTGTTCGGCCTGCTCGTGTGGATCTTCGGCGGGACCACGATGGGCGCGGAGTACTTCGCCGGGTACGTCACCGAGAAGGCGTTGTCGGTGGACAACCTGTTCGTCTTCTTGATCATCATCTCCAGCTTCAAGGTGCCGCACGCCGACCAGCAGAAGGTGCTGCTGTTCGGCATCGTGTTCTCGCTGTTCGCGCGGACCGGGTTCATCTTCATCGGCGCCGCGCTGATCAACACCCTCGCGTGGGTGTTCTACCTGTTCGGGCTCGTCCTGCTCATCACGGCGGGGAACCTGCTGCGGTCCTCGGACTCCGAGGACCGCACCGCCGACAACGTGATCATCCGGCTGGCCAAGCGGTTCTTCCACACCAGCGACGACTACGACGGCGACAAGCTGTTCACCCACGTCGACGGCAAGCGGATGCTCACCCCGATGCTGCTGGTGATGGTCTCCATCGGCGGTACCGACCTGCTGTTCGCGCTCGACTCGATCCCGGCGATCTTCGGGCTCACCCAGAACGTGTACCTGGTGGTCACGGCCACCGCGTTCTCGCTGCTGGGGTTGCGGCAGCTGTACTTCCTCATCGACGGGCTGCTGGACCGGCTGATCTACCTGTCGTACGGGCTGGCGGTCATCCTCGGGTTCATCGGCGTCAAGCTCGTGCTGCACGCCCTGCACGAGAACAACGTGCCGTTCATCAACGGCGGCCGGCCGGTGCACGTCGTGGAGATCAGCACCGGCGTGTCCCTGGGCGTGATCATCGGCGTGCTGGTGATCACCGTGCTGGCCTCGCTGCTGAGCGCGCGGGGCCGGGCGAAGAACACCATCGCCGGGGCCCGCAGGCACGCCGAGCAGTACCTCGACGAGGGCTACGAGACCGATCCGGCGGCCCGGCAGCGCACCTACGAGAAGCTGCTCGACGAAGAGCGCCGGCTCGACGCGCTGCCCGCGAAGTTCCGGGCCGAGATCCACGACGAGCCGGGCCTGCGGGATTCGCTGCGCCGCGCCCACGCCAAGCACCGCGACGCCGTGCACGAGCAGCGGGCCGCGCGCGACCGCACCGACGAGGACCCGACCGGCGCCGGCTGA
- a CDS encoding amidohydrolase — protein MTADPVSSVLAGAEDATSWQEDFYRDLHQHPELSHQEHRTAEKVAGRLREQGYQLHTGVGGTGVVGVLRNGSGPVVLLRADMDALPVREATGLPYASTATSGADGEGSPVMHACGHDVHVTCLLGAAQLLAAGTEHWSGTVIALFQPAEEAGDGAQGMVDDGLADLVPKPDVALGQHVMPYPAGIVGTHAGPTFAAADSMRITVHGRGGHGSMPQATVDPVVLAAHIVVRLQTVVSREVAPTDPVVLTVGSILAGTKSNVIPDQATIELNLRTYDERTRSQVLDAVERIVRAECQASRSPREPEFEMVARFSLTDNDAGTTEKVTAALTGHFGADRVEDIGRVTASEDFGDLPAAWGIPYSYWAFGGTDPDRFERASREGRVAQDIPVNHSGTFAPVLQPTLRTGTGALVVAALAWLA, from the coding sequence ATGACCGCCGATCCCGTCTCGTCCGTGCTCGCGGGAGCCGAGGACGCCACGAGCTGGCAGGAGGACTTCTACCGCGACCTGCACCAGCACCCGGAGCTGTCCCACCAGGAGCACCGCACCGCGGAGAAGGTCGCCGGACGGCTCCGCGAGCAGGGCTACCAGCTGCACACCGGCGTCGGCGGCACCGGAGTCGTCGGGGTGCTGCGCAACGGATCCGGCCCGGTGGTGCTGCTGCGCGCCGACATGGACGCGCTGCCGGTGCGGGAGGCGACCGGACTGCCCTACGCCAGCACCGCCACCTCCGGCGCGGACGGCGAGGGCTCGCCCGTCATGCACGCCTGCGGCCACGACGTGCACGTGACCTGCCTGCTCGGCGCCGCGCAACTGCTCGCGGCGGGCACCGAGCACTGGAGCGGCACCGTCATCGCCCTGTTCCAGCCCGCCGAAGAGGCCGGGGACGGCGCGCAGGGCATGGTCGACGACGGGCTGGCGGACCTGGTGCCGAAACCCGACGTCGCCCTCGGCCAGCACGTGATGCCGTACCCGGCCGGGATCGTCGGCACCCACGCCGGACCGACGTTCGCCGCCGCCGACAGCATGCGCATCACCGTGCACGGCCGCGGCGGGCACGGCTCGATGCCGCAGGCGACCGTCGACCCGGTGGTGCTCGCCGCGCACATCGTGGTGCGGTTGCAGACCGTCGTGTCCCGCGAGGTCGCGCCCACCGACCCGGTGGTGCTCACCGTCGGCAGCATCCTCGCCGGAACGAAGAGCAACGTCATCCCGGACCAGGCGACCATCGAGCTGAACCTGCGCACCTACGACGAGCGGACGCGCAGCCAGGTCCTCGACGCGGTGGAGCGCATCGTCCGCGCCGAGTGCCAGGCGTCCCGTTCCCCGCGGGAACCCGAGTTCGAGATGGTCGCCCGGTTCTCCCTCACCGACAACGACGCCGGCACCACCGAGAAGGTCACCGCCGCGCTCACCGGCCACTTCGGCGCCGACCGGGTGGAGGACATCGGGCGGGTCACCGCCAGCGAGGACTTCGGCGACCTGCCCGCCGCCTGGGGGATTCCGTACTCGTACTGGGCGTTCGGCGGCACCGACCCCGATCGGTTCGAACGGGCCAGCAGGGAGGGCCGGGTCGCGCAGGACATCCCGGTCAACCACTCCGGCACCTTCGCGCCGGTGCTCCAGCCGACGCTGCGCACCGGCACCGGCGCGCTCGTCGTCGCCGCGCTGGCCTGGCTGGCCTGA
- a CDS encoding trimeric intracellular cation channel family protein yields the protein MAESSQLLLVLDLVGTFAFGLNGALTAVRAVRLDLVGVLTLGMMTALGGGILRDVLIQSLPPATFSDLAYLGAAAAGALVAFFLSLPLERFTVLIVVFDAIGLSVFCVTGATKALEFGLGGVQAVLLGGLTAVGGGTLRDVMLRKVPTVLVSDLYAVPALVGAGIAVGAAHLDLGPLVVAGVAAPVCFAIRMSGVVFELNVPTAPGRGSREQD from the coding sequence ATGGCGGAGTCGTCGCAGCTGCTGCTGGTGCTGGACCTGGTCGGGACGTTCGCGTTCGGCCTCAACGGGGCGCTCACCGCGGTGCGGGCCGTGCGGCTCGACCTGGTCGGGGTGCTGACGCTGGGGATGATGACCGCGCTGGGCGGCGGAATCCTGCGGGACGTGCTCATCCAGTCGCTGCCGCCCGCCACGTTCAGCGACCTCGCGTACCTGGGTGCGGCCGCGGCGGGCGCGCTGGTGGCGTTCTTCCTGAGCCTGCCGCTGGAGCGGTTCACCGTGCTCATCGTGGTGTTCGACGCGATCGGGCTGAGCGTGTTCTGCGTGACCGGGGCGACGAAGGCGCTGGAGTTCGGGCTCGGCGGCGTGCAGGCGGTGCTGCTCGGCGGCCTCACCGCCGTCGGCGGCGGCACGCTGCGCGACGTGATGCTGCGGAAGGTGCCGACCGTGCTGGTCAGCGACCTGTACGCGGTGCCCGCGCTGGTCGGGGCCGGGATCGCGGTGGGCGCCGCGCACCTCGACCTGGGGCCGCTGGTGGTGGCGGGGGTGGCCGCGCCGGTGTGCTTCGCGATCCGGATGTCCGGCGTCGTGTTCGAGCTCAACGTCCCCACCGCGCCCGGCCGCGGCTCCCGCGAGCAGGACTGA
- a CDS encoding nucleotide pyrophosphohydrolase, translated as MDSIAELRSRLRGFAEARDWGRFHTPKNLAMALGGEAGELIAELQWLDDTAVADGLANGELTGRLADEAADVLLYLVQFAEATGIDLVRAAHDKIDRNESRYPVHLAHGNATKSTEL; from the coding sequence ATGGACAGCATCGCAGAGCTCCGGTCCCGGCTGCGCGGCTTCGCCGAAGCGCGGGACTGGGGCCGGTTCCACACCCCGAAGAACCTCGCGATGGCCCTCGGCGGCGAAGCGGGGGAGCTGATCGCCGAACTCCAGTGGCTCGACGACACCGCCGTCGCCGACGGGCTCGCGAACGGCGAGCTGACCGGGCGGCTCGCCGACGAAGCCGCCGACGTCCTGCTGTACCTGGTGCAGTTCGCCGAAGCCACCGGCATCGACCTCGTCCGGGCCGCGCACGACAAGATCGACCGCAACGAGTCCCGCTACCCGGTCCACCTCGCCCACGGCAACGCCACCAAGAGCACCGAGCTCTAG